A single window of Granulicella mallensis MP5ACTX8 DNA harbors:
- a CDS encoding ankyrin repeat domain-containing protein, giving the protein MRQSLSKFQHCALLFLAVLAPSAFAELPDHGTTEQVLRAIHQTTDLLETSRNAWVPQAYCYSCHHEAMQFRVDRIAAEHGLSVDRSAENEHLRRAVGQPQARFHDIPLFGVDATARGQQLIDPALLPGIALISMHDLGVPSSTSFEATAQMLVKLQRPEGYWATTDARPPQIASRFTQTAFAMEAINDYLPEQAAAEKRAVLARAKHWLLTTPPRDNEDRAMQLFGLKSAGATKKEIEPIAKLLINEQRQDGGWAQLKTRESDAYATGKILVALNEAGALRTSDPVYRRGVAYLLRTQAPDGSWHVKTRLLSPAELSPPPFDFKLPYDDDYIISYFGTGWADQALMLTLPRIPRPEKIYDAAKFKYGLIDEVQQPAWVETVLFGTTADLQHLLDNGLSANATTPGGASLLQVAATDLDKTRLLLARGADVNYRTKNGFSALSAAASARGTIEVVRYLLDHGAKIERPEKTDKGDVDTSVPTPLFLAVGTGEIETARLLIQHGDALESIVSNIKGKTSLTNAIDMGDAPMVRFLIESGANIQGDKLQSEALQHAVLADYPDVLSVLIEKNFNVNAADEYGMTALHYAAMTDYGDTEMIRKLLAAGAKRDLKDKEGETPEQAAARLHLTQLADALRSTR; this is encoded by the coding sequence TTGCGGCAATCTCTCTCGAAGTTTCAACATTGTGCACTGCTTTTTCTGGCCGTGCTTGCACCCTCTGCGTTTGCCGAACTCCCTGATCATGGCACCACCGAACAAGTTCTGCGTGCCATCCACCAGACAACGGATCTATTGGAGACCAGTCGCAATGCATGGGTTCCGCAGGCCTATTGTTATAGCTGCCATCACGAAGCCATGCAGTTTCGCGTGGACCGTATTGCCGCGGAGCATGGGCTTTCCGTGGATCGAAGCGCGGAGAACGAGCATCTTCGAAGAGCCGTAGGTCAGCCGCAGGCCCGCTTCCATGACATCCCCTTGTTTGGGGTGGATGCGACTGCACGAGGACAGCAGCTGATCGATCCTGCTTTGCTTCCCGGCATCGCGCTTATATCGATGCATGACCTCGGAGTGCCTTCAAGCACCTCTTTTGAGGCGACGGCGCAGATGCTGGTAAAGCTGCAAAGACCAGAGGGATATTGGGCGACGACGGATGCCAGGCCCCCACAGATCGCGAGCCGGTTCACTCAGACTGCCTTTGCGATGGAAGCCATCAACGACTATCTCCCGGAGCAGGCTGCCGCAGAGAAGCGCGCAGTATTGGCCAGGGCAAAGCACTGGCTGCTGACGACTCCGCCACGGGACAACGAAGACAGAGCCATGCAACTCTTCGGGTTGAAGTCAGCGGGAGCCACTAAGAAAGAGATTGAGCCGATTGCAAAGCTCTTGATCAACGAACAGAGGCAGGACGGCGGATGGGCTCAATTGAAGACTCGGGAGAGCGACGCCTACGCGACAGGAAAGATTCTGGTCGCGCTCAATGAGGCGGGCGCCCTGCGCACAAGCGATCCTGTGTACCGCAGAGGAGTCGCCTACCTGCTCAGGACTCAAGCCCCGGACGGAAGCTGGCATGTGAAGACGCGACTCCTGTCACCCGCAGAGCTGAGCCCCCCACCCTTCGATTTCAAACTGCCCTACGATGACGACTACATCATCTCGTACTTCGGCACGGGATGGGCCGACCAGGCACTGATGCTCACACTTCCTCGTATTCCAAGGCCTGAGAAGATCTATGACGCGGCAAAGTTCAAGTATGGTCTGATCGACGAAGTGCAGCAGCCCGCGTGGGTTGAGACGGTACTCTTCGGAACGACAGCCGACCTGCAGCATCTTCTCGACAACGGCTTGAGCGCCAATGCAACAACGCCGGGTGGAGCCTCTCTGCTGCAGGTAGCAGCCACCGATCTCGACAAGACACGGCTTTTGCTTGCGCGTGGAGCGGATGTGAACTATCGCACCAAGAACGGTTTCAGCGCTCTTTCGGCTGCCGCCAGCGCCCGCGGGACGATTGAGGTCGTACGCTACCTGCTCGACCATGGAGCCAAGATCGAACGGCCGGAAAAGACTGACAAAGGAGATGTAGATACATCGGTGCCTACGCCTCTGTTCCTGGCCGTAGGAACAGGTGAGATCGAAACCGCCAGGCTGCTGATCCAGCACGGAGACGCACTCGAAAGCATCGTCAGCAACATCAAAGGAAAAACCTCTCTCACCAATGCCATCGACATGGGAGACGCGCCGATGGTGCGGTTCCTGATTGAATCGGGAGCCAATATCCAGGGAGACAAGCTGCAATCCGAAGCTCTACAGCATGCAGTTCTGGCGGACTATCCGGACGTCCTCTCTGTGTTGATCGAGAAAAACTTCAACGTGAATGCCGCTGATGAGTACGGGATGACTGCCTTACACTATGCTGCCATGACAGACTATGGCGACACGGAGATGATCCGGAAGCTGCTGGCGGCTGGAGCGAAGAGAGACCTTAAAGACAAAGAGGGTGAGACCCCCGAACAGGCTGCGGCACGACTGCACCTCACTCAACTGGCCGATGCCCTGAGGAGTACGCGGTAA
- a CDS encoding ROK family protein: MSKKRIAESAARQYVSGRSHGVRNIDLSSAQSASSEIARDINRDIVLEFIRFRQPVSRVDLSRLSGLQPSTISAIVEQLLEEKWIKEGAVVQGARGRPSTMLSVNSDLVTLALDLRPDRAIVAIIDLSGRFLAHETVMLLSDPTAAIARIVDRMQQLRKQHADKSFEGVGVSVPGRVHPVTQRILMAPNLKWHDFDLKGALEAGLGLQVELDNDANACLASELWNGRLQGVKNAVLVAISEGVGTSIFAGGQLQSGFNGLAGEFGHIPVDSSGPVCGCGQRGCWEIFASSRAALRIYKELAPKAPSCNIQELLRMAEEGEAAAEKAVFRQAKSLGQGLRLITAALSPELILITGEITSCWDKFGPTVEQELQATMLVKPAPRLAIAGDGYLARLSGASAMLLHRHASYHRSTHPVQSRKRPVKTARKKK, encoded by the coding sequence ATGAGCAAGAAACGCATCGCCGAATCGGCGGCCAGGCAATATGTATCCGGAAGATCTCATGGGGTCCGCAACATCGATCTCTCCTCCGCGCAATCAGCCTCCAGTGAGATAGCGCGCGACATCAACCGGGACATCGTTCTCGAGTTCATCCGCTTTCGCCAGCCGGTCTCACGCGTCGATCTCTCGCGCCTCTCAGGCCTGCAGCCCAGCACCATCTCCGCCATCGTCGAGCAGTTGCTCGAGGAAAAGTGGATCAAGGAAGGCGCCGTGGTGCAGGGAGCACGCGGCCGTCCGTCGACCATGCTCTCGGTCAACTCCGATCTCGTAACCCTGGCGCTGGACCTTCGTCCCGACCGGGCCATCGTGGCCATCATCGACCTCAGCGGGCGCTTCCTGGCGCATGAGACAGTCATGCTGTTATCGGACCCCACCGCGGCCATCGCCCGCATCGTGGACAGGATGCAGCAACTACGCAAGCAGCACGCCGACAAGTCGTTTGAAGGCGTGGGCGTAAGCGTCCCGGGACGCGTTCATCCCGTCACACAGCGCATCCTGATGGCCCCCAACCTCAAGTGGCATGACTTCGACCTGAAAGGGGCGCTCGAGGCGGGTCTCGGTCTGCAGGTAGAACTCGACAACGACGCCAACGCCTGCCTCGCCTCCGAACTCTGGAACGGCCGGCTTCAAGGCGTGAAAAATGCCGTTCTCGTGGCCATATCCGAAGGCGTCGGCACATCCATCTTTGCCGGAGGGCAGCTTCAATCGGGGTTCAACGGCCTTGCCGGAGAGTTCGGCCACATTCCCGTCGACTCCTCAGGCCCGGTCTGCGGTTGCGGCCAGCGTGGCTGCTGGGAGATCTTTGCCTCCTCGCGCGCGGCGCTCCGTATCTACAAGGAGCTGGCCCCCAAAGCTCCAAGCTGCAATATCCAGGAACTCCTGCGTATGGCAGAAGAGGGCGAGGCCGCTGCCGAGAAGGCCGTCTTCCGCCAGGCGAAATCACTGGGGCAGGGCCTGCGCCTGATTACCGCCGCGCTCTCGCCGGAGCTCATTCTCATCACCGGAGAGATCACCTCCTGCTGGGACAAGTTCGGCCCGACCGTAGAGCAGGAGCTGCAGGCGACCATGCTGGTAAAACCCGCTCCACGGCTGGCTATCGCCGGGGACGGCTATCTCGCCCGGCTCAGCGGCGCCTCCGCCATGCTGTTGCATCGGCATGCCAGCTACCATCGCTCCACACATCCCGTGCAATCGAGGAAGCGCCCGGTCAAAACTGCCCGGAAGAAGAAATGA
- the xylB gene encoding xylulokinase: protein MYLGIDCGTQGTKALLMDESGNPLGRGYAAHALIERPNGAREQDPQWWVDALCDSVKQALAGVPTADVLALGVSGQQHGLVVLDEDLQVIRPAKLWNDTETAPQNAELIERLGGKEACFQRFGIVPLTGYTVSKLLWLKEHEPENFARVRHILLPHEYLNFWLTGRLCAEYGDASGTAFFDGRTRQWAREVLDEIDGGSGQLYRALPELLTSEQSVGTLREEVAAQLGLPQTCLVSTGGGDNMMGAIGTGNVREGVVTLSLGTSSTVYSYTEQPVLDPTGNVASFCSSSGGWLPLVCTMNATNVVTQTLTVLGKTVADIEPALASTQPGSESLCFLPFLNGERTPDLPQAQGSVVGLTSNNFTPANIIRAAIEGVSFGVLNGLELILHGKQAEVILVIGGGARSAEWRQLLADATGATIRVPAEAEAGCLGAAMQAIHAYSHSIGHPQSFTEITSRCVRLEESGTATPRKELREAYRQAMANYRLRLTELYAVSL, encoded by the coding sequence ATGTATCTCGGAATTGATTGCGGCACGCAGGGCACCAAGGCGCTTCTCATGGACGAGAGTGGCAACCCTCTAGGAAGAGGTTATGCCGCGCATGCGCTCATCGAACGCCCGAACGGCGCGCGCGAGCAGGACCCACAGTGGTGGGTGGATGCCCTGTGCGACTCCGTGAAGCAGGCGTTGGCCGGAGTTCCCACCGCCGACGTTCTCGCGCTCGGCGTCTCCGGCCAGCAACACGGCCTGGTGGTGCTGGATGAAGACCTCCAGGTCATTCGCCCGGCCAAGCTGTGGAACGATACCGAGACCGCCCCGCAGAACGCCGAGCTGATCGAACGCCTCGGAGGCAAAGAGGCCTGCTTCCAGCGCTTCGGCATTGTGCCGCTCACCGGCTATACCGTGTCGAAGCTGCTTTGGCTGAAGGAGCACGAGCCGGAGAACTTCGCCCGCGTCCGCCATATCCTGCTGCCTCACGAGTACCTGAACTTCTGGCTGACCGGCAGGCTCTGTGCGGAGTACGGCGACGCCTCCGGCACAGCCTTCTTCGATGGGCGCACGCGCCAATGGGCCAGGGAAGTATTGGACGAGATCGATGGCGGCAGCGGACAGCTCTATCGCGCACTGCCGGAACTCCTCACCTCCGAGCAATCAGTCGGAACGCTTCGCGAAGAGGTAGCTGCGCAACTTGGCCTGCCGCAGACGTGCCTCGTCTCGACGGGCGGCGGCGACAACATGATGGGTGCGATCGGCACGGGCAACGTCCGCGAGGGCGTCGTCACGCTCAGCCTGGGCACGTCCTCGACGGTGTACTCCTACACCGAACAGCCAGTGCTCGATCCCACCGGCAACGTTGCGTCGTTCTGCTCCTCCTCCGGCGGCTGGCTTCCGCTGGTCTGCACGATGAACGCTACGAACGTCGTGACACAAACATTGACCGTGCTGGGCAAGACCGTCGCGGACATCGAGCCTGCACTGGCTTCGACGCAACCCGGCAGCGAGAGTCTGTGCTTTCTCCCGTTCCTGAACGGAGAGCGAACCCCCGATCTTCCGCAGGCCCAGGGCTCGGTCGTTGGACTCACCTCCAATAACTTCACCCCCGCAAATATCATTCGCGCCGCTATCGAAGGCGTCAGCTTTGGAGTTCTGAACGGCCTGGAACTTATCCTCCACGGCAAGCAGGCCGAGGTCATCCTGGTCATCGGAGGAGGGGCACGGTCCGCCGAGTGGCGGCAACTGTTGGCCGATGCTACCGGCGCTACCATCCGTGTTCCGGCTGAAGCCGAGGCCGGGTGCCTCGGAGCAGCCATGCAGGCGATCCATGCCTACAGCCACTCCATCGGCCACCCCCAGAGCTTCACCGAGATCACCAGCCGCTGCGTCCGGCTGGAAGAGAGCGGCACGGCGACTCCGAGAAAAGAGCTGCGCGAGGCCTACCGCCAGGCCATGGCAAACTATCGTCTGCGCCTCACGGAACTCTATGCGGTGAGCCTGTGA
- a CDS encoding L-fucose/L-arabinose isomerase family protein, whose amino-acid sequence MGRQMTMGVVVGNRGFFPGHLATSGRLEMIAALEAAGIKAIVLTPEETAHGAVETYEDAKKCAALFKKHASEIDGIIITLPNFGEERGLADALRLANLQVPVLIQATPDHAGKMGIAFRRDSFCGKMSICNNLKQYGIPYSLTTLHTEAPDSTEFKSDLQWFAAVCRIVRGLRNVRFGAIGARPTAFNTVRYSEKLLERSGITVETLDLSEVMGRIEKSKDNDDAVQAKLAAIKKYIPIGDTPEAALMKMAKLGAVIDGWMAASELTVSAVQCWTSIEEYLGIVPCTVMSMMSEQLIPSACEVDILGTLSMYALTLASETPSALLDWNNNYGDNPDKAVCFHCSNLPKHFFREGVKMDYQLIIAGTVGKENAHGTLDGTVKAGDMSFARFSTDDFQGQITGYVGQGRFTDDPLQTFGGAGVVEIPNMQKLLRYICENGFEHHVAANFASVAGPVYEAANNYLGWKMHRHE is encoded by the coding sequence ATGGGTAGACAGATGACGATGGGCGTAGTGGTGGGCAACCGTGGGTTCTTTCCGGGCCACCTGGCAACAAGCGGACGATTGGAGATGATCGCCGCGCTGGAAGCGGCGGGCATCAAGGCCATCGTGCTGACGCCGGAAGAGACGGCACACGGCGCCGTCGAGACCTATGAGGACGCGAAGAAGTGTGCGGCCCTGTTCAAAAAACACGCCTCCGAGATCGACGGCATCATCATCACGCTGCCGAACTTCGGCGAAGAGCGCGGCCTGGCCGATGCGCTGCGGCTCGCGAATCTTCAGGTGCCAGTGCTCATCCAGGCCACACCCGACCACGCCGGCAAGATGGGCATCGCGTTCCGTCGCGACAGCTTCTGCGGCAAGATGTCGATCTGCAACAATCTGAAGCAGTACGGTATCCCGTACTCGCTGACCACGCTGCACACGGAGGCTCCGGACTCGACCGAGTTCAAGAGCGACCTGCAGTGGTTCGCCGCGGTCTGCCGCATCGTGCGCGGGTTGAGAAACGTGCGCTTCGGCGCAATTGGCGCGCGGCCTACGGCCTTCAACACCGTGCGCTACTCGGAGAAACTGCTCGAACGATCCGGCATTACCGTTGAGACACTCGATCTGAGCGAGGTCATGGGCCGCATCGAAAAGTCGAAGGACAACGACGATGCCGTGCAGGCCAAGCTCGCGGCCATCAAGAAGTACATCCCCATCGGCGACACTCCTGAAGCGGCCCTGATGAAGATGGCCAAGCTCGGCGCAGTGATCGACGGTTGGATGGCGGCGTCAGAACTCACCGTCAGCGCCGTGCAGTGCTGGACCTCGATCGAAGAGTATCTGGGCATCGTGCCCTGCACCGTGATGTCGATGATGAGCGAACAGCTCATCCCCTCGGCCTGCGAGGTCGACATCCTCGGCACACTCTCGATGTACGCGCTCACGCTGGCCAGCGAGACGCCCTCGGCGCTGTTGGACTGGAACAACAACTACGGCGACAACCCGGACAAGGCCGTCTGCTTCCACTGCTCGAACCTGCCCAAGCACTTCTTCCGCGAGGGCGTGAAGATGGATTACCAGCTCATCATCGCGGGCACCGTGGGCAAGGAAAACGCGCACGGCACGCTCGACGGTACCGTCAAGGCCGGCGACATGAGCTTCGCGCGCTTCTCCACCGACGACTTCCAGGGCCAGATCACCGGCTACGTCGGCCAGGGCCGCTTCACCGACGATCCTCTGCAGACCTTCGGCGGAGCCGGTGTCGTCGAGATCCCCAACATGCAGAAGCTGCTGCGCTATATCTGCGAGAACGGCTTCGAACACCACGTCGCAGCCAACTTCGCCTCCGTCGCGGGGCCCGTGTACGAGGCGGCGAATAACTATCTCGGATGGAAGATGCATCGCCACGAGTAA
- a CDS encoding aldose epimerase family protein: MSSITQVQSIAWGTTPQGEPVHLFTLRNAQVEASIATYGARLTSVRTHDRKGTMGEISLGADELAPYLTNKSYIGATIGRLGNRLANGRFTLDGTGYQIPLNNGPNALHGGPVGFDRKVWTAQEVPDGVEMSYVSPDGEMGFPGTLHVTVRYTLTDNSLRLDYEASCDKPTIVNLTNHAYWNLTGDMGDLSHHLLKLNSESFTPINSTLIPTGELRPVENTPLDFRTPKEIGLQWDSEDEQVQLAGGYDHNHVLASAEEPLRLAAEVTEPVSGRTMQVLTTEPGVQFYSGNFLDGSFQGRGGSIYKRRSGFCLETQHFPDSPNHPEFPSVRIEPNAPLRSTTIHRFSA, encoded by the coding sequence ATGTCTTCCATCACACAGGTCCAATCCATCGCCTGGGGCACGACGCCCCAGGGAGAGCCCGTTCATCTCTTCACCCTTCGTAATGCGCAGGTAGAAGCCAGCATCGCCACCTATGGCGCACGGCTCACCTCGGTGCGCACGCACGACCGCAAGGGCACGATGGGCGAGATTTCGCTCGGCGCGGATGAGCTGGCGCCCTACCTCACCAATAAGTCCTACATTGGCGCGACCATCGGCCGGCTCGGCAACCGCCTTGCGAACGGCCGGTTCACACTCGATGGAACGGGATATCAGATCCCGCTCAACAACGGCCCCAATGCGCTGCACGGCGGGCCTGTCGGCTTCGACCGCAAGGTGTGGACGGCGCAGGAAGTCCCTGACGGCGTGGAGATGTCCTATGTCTCCCCCGATGGCGAGATGGGCTTTCCCGGCACGCTCCATGTGACGGTGCGCTATACGCTGACGGACAACAGCCTCCGCCTGGACTACGAAGCTTCCTGCGACAAGCCGACCATCGTGAACCTGACGAACCATGCCTACTGGAACCTGACCGGAGACATGGGCGACCTGTCGCACCATCTGTTGAAGCTGAACTCCGAGAGCTTCACTCCGATTAACAGCACGCTGATTCCCACCGGCGAGCTTCGCCCGGTTGAAAACACGCCGCTCGACTTCCGCACTCCGAAAGAGATCGGCCTGCAGTGGGACAGCGAGGACGAACAGGTGCAGCTTGCGGGCGGATACGACCATAACCACGTGCTGGCAAGTGCTGAAGAGCCCCTGAGGCTCGCGGCGGAGGTAACCGAGCCAGTCTCAGGCAGGACGATGCAGGTGCTCACAACGGAGCCCGGCGTGCAGTTCTACTCCGGCAACTTCCTCGATGGATCGTTCCAGGGTAGAGGCGGCAGTATCTACAAGAGGCGCTCCGGTTTCTGCCTCGAAACCCAGCACTTTCCGGATTCGCCGAACCATCCGGAGTTCCCCTCCGTACGGATCGAGCCGAATGCGCCGCTGCGGAGTACGACCATTCATCGTTTCTCGGCATAA
- a CDS encoding lipopolysaccharide biosynthesis protein has product MPIPNTPKTTEPQDPERALTAAGEAAFVQPDATLPPSPPEATPPERHPDPEPAGAPTGLLRRLLHFVGVDRAIAFTVLARGWSSLAGVGTLALIARFLSPADQGFYYAFYSLVQMQIIFELGFSVVILQAASHEAAHLNLAPDGTITGPEQSHARLASVLQKAFRWYTIAAILMALTLMPVGIAFFRHIANKSNAGDVHFVLPWLLVVFASSCTFQIDPIFSFLEGCGYIPEVYRTRLRQSLLSTVLGWSAFLLHHGLYAPGFFILGQAIAGGWFIFTKRHLLLPLLRHSTRNFRIDWGKEIWPFQWRIAVSWLAGYLTSSLFVPVLMNSRGPVEAGRLGMSLTVCATLSTMAVSWMNTKASPFGQMIARKEYRKLDGVFTRALVQSTGAAVLACIAVWVVVQWLLVHQVKMHGVLLANRLLSPIPLAMLFFGTVGNVVVTAEALYIRAHKQEKFMVNSILGALYSIPVALVIGTMQSPHGGAWGIAASYALGTAVIGLGYGTYTFLKWRRIWHEA; this is encoded by the coding sequence ATGCCGATACCGAATACCCCAAAGACGACGGAACCCCAGGACCCCGAGAGAGCGCTCACGGCAGCGGGGGAGGCTGCCTTTGTGCAGCCGGATGCCACGCTGCCGCCATCACCACCGGAGGCAACGCCTCCTGAACGGCATCCAGATCCGGAGCCTGCTGGCGCCCCTACTGGTCTGCTACGCCGTCTCCTGCACTTTGTCGGCGTCGACCGCGCCATAGCGTTTACGGTGCTGGCGCGCGGCTGGTCGTCACTGGCCGGCGTCGGTACCCTGGCCCTGATTGCGCGCTTCCTTTCGCCCGCGGACCAGGGTTTTTACTACGCCTTCTACTCGCTCGTTCAGATGCAGATCATCTTCGAGCTGGGATTCTCGGTGGTCATTCTGCAGGCGGCCTCCCATGAGGCTGCGCACCTTAACCTTGCGCCCGACGGAACGATCACGGGCCCGGAACAGAGCCACGCACGCCTGGCCTCGGTGCTGCAGAAGGCCTTTCGCTGGTACACCATCGCCGCCATTCTGATGGCGCTGACGCTGATGCCGGTCGGCATCGCTTTCTTTCGCCACATTGCGAACAAGTCCAACGCCGGCGACGTTCACTTCGTGCTCCCCTGGCTGCTGGTGGTCTTCGCTTCGAGCTGCACCTTTCAGATCGACCCCATCTTCTCCTTCCTCGAAGGTTGTGGATATATTCCCGAGGTCTACCGCACACGGCTCCGTCAATCTCTTTTGAGTACGGTTCTGGGCTGGAGTGCCTTTCTGCTGCATCATGGCCTCTATGCTCCGGGGTTCTTCATCCTGGGGCAGGCGATTGCGGGGGGATGGTTCATCTTTACCAAACGCCATCTGCTACTCCCCTTGCTGCGCCACAGTACGCGGAACTTCCGCATCGACTGGGGCAAGGAGATCTGGCCGTTCCAATGGCGGATCGCTGTTTCGTGGCTCGCTGGATATCTGACGAGCTCGCTCTTTGTCCCGGTACTGATGAACTCGCGCGGGCCGGTAGAAGCGGGACGCCTGGGCATGAGCCTGACTGTATGCGCCACCCTGAGCACGATGGCCGTCTCCTGGATGAACACGAAAGCTTCGCCTTTCGGGCAGATGATCGCGCGCAAAGAGTACCGCAAGCTCGACGGCGTCTTCACGCGAGCGCTGGTGCAATCCACGGGAGCGGCTGTGCTGGCGTGTATCGCCGTCTGGGTCGTCGTGCAGTGGCTGCTGGTGCACCAGGTGAAGATGCACGGCGTCCTTCTGGCGAACCGCCTGCTGTCTCCGATCCCGCTGGCGATGCTCTTCTTCGGTACCGTCGGCAACGTGGTGGTTACTGCCGAGGCCCTCTATATCCGCGCACACAAACAGGAGAAGTTCATGGTGAATTCCATCCTGGGTGCGCTGTATTCGATCCCTGTCGCGCTGGTGATCGGCACCATGCAGTCTCCGCACGGCGGCGCCTGGGGCATCGCCGCCTCGTATGCCCTGGGGACGGCTGTTATCGGGCTGGGCTACGGGACCTACACCTTCCTGAAGTGGAGAAGAATTTGGCATGAGGCCTGA
- a CDS encoding glycosyltransferase family 2 protein, translating to MRPETTFSDSNSTARPLLTIAIPTFNRAQDLIAALMVLEPQLVAYPQVEVLVSDNASADDTPQVLAAAQERFAAQGIRLEIQRHAENIGSDANFVSCYHRARGRFFWLCGDDDLIVPGGLAQLMPHLQDAEGKPSDVDLVYATSYGFREDYQRERQVDPFGRRFHTLRNPRDVSMVVNIMFTFISGMVVNKERLESLPHEDPAAFIGTNLVQLSWALPLLLHHRRSIVLWERPVAARQGNANGYSLGRVFGEHLAGNVTRLLPGRPDLSDPILNFTLRRWFPSILLDVRSAGNETLKLDEAHAALQQTFGNNSRYWIFTYPALTWPLPLAKLYTRVTAMLSKLIYMAHLPGFWRKQT from the coding sequence ATGAGGCCTGAGACGACGTTTTCCGATTCCAATTCCACAGCCCGGCCTCTGCTGACCATCGCGATTCCTACCTTCAATCGAGCGCAGGATCTCATCGCGGCCTTGATGGTGCTCGAGCCGCAGCTCGTCGCCTATCCGCAGGTCGAGGTGCTGGTCTCGGATAACGCCTCCGCGGACGACACGCCCCAGGTCCTGGCAGCCGCGCAGGAGCGCTTTGCGGCCCAGGGAATCAGGCTGGAGATTCAACGCCATGCCGAGAACATCGGCTCCGACGCCAACTTTGTCTCCTGCTATCACCGTGCGCGGGGACGCTTTTTCTGGCTGTGCGGGGATGACGACCTCATCGTCCCCGGAGGTCTGGCACAGCTCATGCCGCATCTGCAGGATGCGGAGGGGAAGCCCTCGGACGTCGACCTGGTCTATGCCACGAGCTATGGCTTCCGCGAAGACTATCAACGTGAGCGGCAGGTGGACCCCTTCGGCCGCCGGTTCCACACCCTGCGCAATCCGCGGGACGTCAGCATGGTGGTGAACATCATGTTCACCTTCATCAGCGGCATGGTGGTGAACAAGGAACGCCTCGAATCGCTGCCGCATGAGGACCCTGCAGCGTTTATCGGAACGAACCTCGTGCAGTTGTCGTGGGCGCTGCCCCTGCTGCTGCATCATCGCCGCTCCATCGTGCTGTGGGAGCGTCCGGTGGCGGCGCGTCAGGGGAATGCGAATGGCTACTCCCTGGGGAGGGTCTTCGGTGAGCACCTGGCGGGCAACGTGACGAGGTTGTTGCCGGGCAGGCCAGACCTCTCGGACCCCATCCTCAACTTCACGCTGCGGCGCTGGTTCCCTTCGATTCTGCTGGATGTGCGCAGCGCCGGCAACGAGACGCTGAAGCTCGACGAAGCACACGCTGCTCTGCAGCAGACGTTCGGGAACAACTCACGATATTGGATCTTTACCTATCCGGCGTTGACGTGGCCGCTTCCGCTGGCGAAGCTCTACACGCGTGTGACGGCGATGCTTAGCAAGCTGATTTACATGGCGCATCTGCCGGGGTTCTGGCGGAAGCAGACGTAG